A genomic stretch from Telmatocola sphagniphila includes:
- a CDS encoding exosortase C-terminal domain/associated protein EpsI — MNIFVNRYFQAAWVLLGLAWAGLIYHLFLLWSGSPDYSSHYVIPLGSCWLIFFHDRERFKSADGGTSLLGYLPLLLGMASIVPAWYILSQVSESTFVFWWLTLGYSLATLSLALCTWGWARTRILFFPILFIFFSLPLPDAIFFSFRTYLQELVTGLATQGLKLSGCEVVRKGFEIHIPSGPLEIVEACSGIRSMTTIPAMAAFVAYYRRFSFGRGVLLFLFSIPIVIFCNTMRIVVTGILQENFGTVVTTGIYHEMLGYGMALLALFITILISNLLATKRTGTQPVIVIPIPEHSPERILSGISCLLIILSSVAASGYLGWKSYSRIWMQDETVSLANLPLKIGEWQGEAQFVDKEISQVLGADQIIRRVYSNPIGHQVHVWVMYWPASSLVKRGHHPEVCLPNRGFKPVSKSVEHLKIGDRQQIVLIEQLFRRENQDQMLHYWTQDGHHFVTEEEVAQQNQLSTSEWILKQFRTTSQQDQVPRIGILIGMPATGPLETTRKTLTKFTVAFARELYNTCPWAVPDGE, encoded by the coding sequence ATGAATATTTTCGTAAACCGATACTTTCAGGCGGCTTGGGTACTTTTGGGCCTGGCCTGGGCCGGGCTGATCTATCATCTGTTCCTGCTCTGGAGCGGCTCGCCCGATTATTCCAGCCATTACGTCATACCATTGGGTTCCTGCTGGCTGATCTTTTTTCACGATCGCGAGCGTTTCAAGTCGGCTGATGGTGGTACTTCATTACTTGGCTACCTGCCCCTGTTGCTCGGCATGGCCAGCATAGTTCCCGCCTGGTACATCCTTTCGCAAGTGAGCGAAAGCACTTTTGTCTTCTGGTGGCTGACCCTCGGTTACAGCCTGGCGACTCTCTCGCTGGCTCTGTGCACCTGGGGTTGGGCTCGAACTCGAATTCTATTTTTCCCGATTTTGTTTATCTTTTTCTCGCTGCCGTTACCCGATGCGATTTTCTTCTCGTTTCGCACTTATCTGCAGGAGTTGGTCACCGGTTTGGCAACTCAAGGCCTCAAGCTCTCGGGCTGCGAGGTAGTTCGCAAGGGTTTTGAAATTCACATCCCCAGCGGCCCGTTGGAAATTGTCGAAGCCTGCAGTGGAATTCGTTCGATGACTACCATCCCGGCTATGGCCGCATTCGTGGCTTATTACCGCCGATTTAGTTTTGGCAGAGGAGTATTGCTTTTCCTCTTCAGCATTCCGATCGTGATATTCTGCAATACGATGCGCATAGTGGTGACCGGGATTCTGCAGGAAAACTTCGGTACGGTAGTGACCACGGGCATCTATCACGAAATGCTCGGTTATGGCATGGCTCTGCTCGCCCTGTTTATCACGATCCTGATTTCGAATCTGCTGGCGACCAAACGAACCGGCACTCAACCGGTTATTGTCATTCCTATTCCAGAGCATTCCCCGGAACGAATTCTTTCGGGCATAAGCTGCCTTCTGATAATCCTCTCGAGCGTGGCGGCCTCCGGCTATCTGGGCTGGAAGAGTTACTCGCGCATCTGGATGCAGGACGAAACTGTCTCCCTGGCAAACCTGCCCTTAAAGATCGGCGAGTGGCAAGGAGAAGCTCAATTCGTCGACAAGGAGATTTCTCAAGTTTTAGGGGCCGATCAGATCATTCGCCGGGTCTATTCGAACCCCATCGGCCATCAGGTCCATGTCTGGGTGATGTATTGGCCCGCCAGCAGCCTCGTTAAACGGGGCCATCATCCCGAGGTCTGCCTGCCCAATCGCGGCTTTAAACCGGTGTCGAAATCGGTCGAACATCTGAAAATTGGCGACCGCCAGCAGATCGTCCTCATCGAACAGTTGTTTCGACGCGAAAATCAGGACCAGATGCTGCACTATTGGACTCAGGACGGTCACCATTTCGTGACCGAGGAAGAGGTAGCTCAACAAAATCAGCTCAGTACCAGCGAATGGATTCTCAAACAGTTTCGGACGACTTCCCAACAGGATCAAGTACCGAGAATCGGAATCCTGATAGGCATGCCGGCCACCGGTCCCTTGGAAACCACCCGCAAGACCTTGACCAAATTCACGGTTGCCTTCGCCCGCGAGTTGTATAACACCTGTCCCTGGGCGGTCCCGGACGGGGAATGA